From the genome of Papaver somniferum cultivar HN1 chromosome 2, ASM357369v1, whole genome shotgun sequence, one region includes:
- the LOC113348240 gene encoding ABC transporter G family member 9-like isoform X1, producing the protein MAESEEQEASIKKLNNHPVVLKFDNVTYKINTKKTGFQIGERTYLKSKLDDNNNETVILKGITGTVQPGEMLAILGPSGCGKTSLLTALGGRLLGGQLCGTITYNGKPYLSNAMYRNTGYVAQDDRFYAHLTVTETLMFTALLRLPNKITKEEKIIRTEEVITQLGLTGCKNSIMGGPFIRGVSGGERKRVSIGQEILTNPSLLLLDEPTSGLDSTSAQQVVSMLRDLASEGHRTVLVSIHQPSSKLFYMFHKILLLSDGNPLYFGRGNETMEYFSSIGYSSPVAVNLCDFLVDLANGVYLGDLNEERRKDVKRNLVLAYKNTILDRLKEEQKLEVDHNNDSSRMDKDIGQWPTTCRQEFSVLLKRDLLERKHESLSIMQVGQMLAVAFLSGMLWWKSSINHIEDQIGFLFAATMYWSLYPMFTAILTFPQERMMLIKEQSSRMYRLSSYFIARNVADLPMELALPSIFVTITYWMVGLKPTVESFLVTLVVMLYNVLVSQGLGLAIGSVIMNPRIGTVFGGIVGQAFLLASGFYIRNVPSFVAWIKYISHNYYVYKLFFGSQYKKDDLYPCRANVSCRVGSNPTIKKVGLGNEVISVVVLGLLLVGYRVIAYVALKRLRETK; encoded by the exons ATGGCAGAAAGTGAAGAACAAGAGGCTAGCATCAAGAAACTAAATAATCATCCCGTTGTTTTAAAG TTTGATAACGTGACTTACAAGATCAATACCAAGAAAACTGGATTTCAGATTGGAGAAAGAACGTacttaaaatcaaaacttgatgatAATAATAATGAGACAGTTATTTTGAAAGGAATCACTGGTACGGTACAACCTGGTGAGATGCTAGCGATATTAGGACCTTCAGGCTGTGGTAAAACGTCTCTTTTAACTGCTTTGGGAGGTCGACTACTTGGTGGACAGCTTTGTGGAACCATTACATACAATGGGAAACCTTACTTATCGAATGCTATGTACCGGAATACAGGCTATGTTGCTCAGGATGATAGGTTCTATGCCCACCTGACAGTAACAGAGACATTAATGTTCACCGCTCTTTTGCGGTTACCTAACAAAATTACCAAAGAAGAAAAGATTATCCGGACAGAAGAAGTGATAACGCAATTAGGACTAACAGGATGCAAGAACAGTATAATGGGAGGACCATTTATCCGAGGTGTTTCAGGTGGAGAACGGAAGAGAGTTAGCATTGGCCAGGAAATCCTGACAAATCCAAGTTTATTGTTGCTCGATGAACCCACGTCTGGTCTCGATTCAACGTCAGCTCAGCAAGTAGTGTCTATGTTAAGGGATTTAGCAAGCGAAGGTCATCGTACAGTGTTAGTGTCAATTCATCAACCTTCTAGTAAACTGTTTTACATGTTCCATAAGATATTGTTGTTGTCAGATGGCAATCCTTTATACTTCGGCAGGGGAAATGAAACCATGGAGTATTTCTCTAGTATCGGCTATTCTTCACCTGTTGCCGTCAATCTATGTGATTTCCTTGTTGATCTAGCAAACG GTGTTTATTTGGGTGATCTAAATGAGGAAAGAAGAAAGGAtgtcaaacgaaatcttgtcttGGCTTACAAGAACACTATTCTTGATAGATTGAAGGAAGAACAAAAACTGGAAGTTGACCACAATAATGATTCAAGTCGAATGGACAAAGATATTGGCCAGTGGCCTACAACTTGCCGTCAGGAATTTTCAGTGTTGCTGAAAAGAGATCTGTTGGAAAGGAAACATGAATCACTTTCTATCATGCAAGTTGGTCAGATGTTGGCAGTGGCTTTCCTTAGTGGGATGCTATGGTGGAAATCTAGTATCAATCACATAGAAGATCAG ATTGGATTTTTATTCGCCGCCACCATGTACTGGAGTCTTTATCCAATGTTCACTGCAATCTTGACTTTCCCTCAAGAGCGAATGATGCTAATTAAGGAGCAGTCGTCAAGAATGTATAGGCTTTCATCTTATTTCATAGCAAGAAATGTTGCAGACCTTCCCATGGAGCTTGCACTACCAAGCATATTTGTCACAATAACTTACTGGATGGTAGGACTGAAACCAACAGTAGAAAGCTTTTTAGTGACCCTAGTTGTTATGCTGTACAATGTGTTAGTTTCTCAAGGTCTTGGTCTTGCGATTGGTTCTGTGATCATGAATCCTAGAATTGGAACAGTTTTTGGTGGAATAGTAGGTCAAGCATTCTTGTTAGCCAGTGGATTTTACATCAGAAATGTGCCAAGTTTTGTAGCCTGGATCAAGTATATCTCTCACAATTATTATGTTTACAAACTATTCTTTGGATCCCAGTACAAGAAGGATGATTTGTATCCTTGTAGAGCAAATGTTAGTTGTAGAGTTGGAAGTAATCCTACTATTAAGAAAGTTGGACTAGGAAATGAAGTTATCTCAGTTGTTGTTTTGGGTTTATTGCTTGTAGGTTATAGAGTTATTGCTTATGTTGCCCTTAAGAGACTCAGAGAAACCAAGTAA
- the LOC113348240 gene encoding ABC transporter G family member 9-like isoform X2, with product MAESEEQEASIKKLNNHPVVLKFDNVTYKINTKKTGFQIGERTYLKSKLDDNNNETVILKGITGTVQPGEMLAILGPSGCGKTSLLTALGGRLLGGQLCGTITYNGKPYLSNAMYRNTGYVAQDDRFYAHLTVTETLMFTALLRLPNKITKEEKIIRTEEVITQLGLTGCKNSIMGGPFIRGVSGGERKRVSIGQEILTNPSLLLLDEPTSGLDSTSAQQVVSMLRDLASEGHRTVLVSIHQPSSKLFYMFHKILLLSDGNPLYFGRGNETMEYFSSIGYSSPVAVNLCDFLVDLANGVYLGDLNEERRKDVKRNLVLAYKNTILDRLKEEQKLEVDHNNDSSRMDKDIGQWPTTCRQEFSVLLKRDLLERKHESLSIMQVGQMLAVAFLSGMLWWKSSINHIEDQIGFLFAATMYWSLYPMFTAILTFPQERMMLIKEQSSRMYRLSSYFIARNVADLPMELALPSIFVTITYWMVGLKPTVESFLVTLVVMLYNVLVSQGLGLAIGSVIMNPRIGTVFGGIVGQAFLLASGFYIRNVPSFVAWIKL from the exons ATGGCAGAAAGTGAAGAACAAGAGGCTAGCATCAAGAAACTAAATAATCATCCCGTTGTTTTAAAG TTTGATAACGTGACTTACAAGATCAATACCAAGAAAACTGGATTTCAGATTGGAGAAAGAACGTacttaaaatcaaaacttgatgatAATAATAATGAGACAGTTATTTTGAAAGGAATCACTGGTACGGTACAACCTGGTGAGATGCTAGCGATATTAGGACCTTCAGGCTGTGGTAAAACGTCTCTTTTAACTGCTTTGGGAGGTCGACTACTTGGTGGACAGCTTTGTGGAACCATTACATACAATGGGAAACCTTACTTATCGAATGCTATGTACCGGAATACAGGCTATGTTGCTCAGGATGATAGGTTCTATGCCCACCTGACAGTAACAGAGACATTAATGTTCACCGCTCTTTTGCGGTTACCTAACAAAATTACCAAAGAAGAAAAGATTATCCGGACAGAAGAAGTGATAACGCAATTAGGACTAACAGGATGCAAGAACAGTATAATGGGAGGACCATTTATCCGAGGTGTTTCAGGTGGAGAACGGAAGAGAGTTAGCATTGGCCAGGAAATCCTGACAAATCCAAGTTTATTGTTGCTCGATGAACCCACGTCTGGTCTCGATTCAACGTCAGCTCAGCAAGTAGTGTCTATGTTAAGGGATTTAGCAAGCGAAGGTCATCGTACAGTGTTAGTGTCAATTCATCAACCTTCTAGTAAACTGTTTTACATGTTCCATAAGATATTGTTGTTGTCAGATGGCAATCCTTTATACTTCGGCAGGGGAAATGAAACCATGGAGTATTTCTCTAGTATCGGCTATTCTTCACCTGTTGCCGTCAATCTATGTGATTTCCTTGTTGATCTAGCAAACG GTGTTTATTTGGGTGATCTAAATGAGGAAAGAAGAAAGGAtgtcaaacgaaatcttgtcttGGCTTACAAGAACACTATTCTTGATAGATTGAAGGAAGAACAAAAACTGGAAGTTGACCACAATAATGATTCAAGTCGAATGGACAAAGATATTGGCCAGTGGCCTACAACTTGCCGTCAGGAATTTTCAGTGTTGCTGAAAAGAGATCTGTTGGAAAGGAAACATGAATCACTTTCTATCATGCAAGTTGGTCAGATGTTGGCAGTGGCTTTCCTTAGTGGGATGCTATGGTGGAAATCTAGTATCAATCACATAGAAGATCAG ATTGGATTTTTATTCGCCGCCACCATGTACTGGAGTCTTTATCCAATGTTCACTGCAATCTTGACTTTCCCTCAAGAGCGAATGATGCTAATTAAGGAGCAGTCGTCAAGAATGTATAGGCTTTCATCTTATTTCATAGCAAGAAATGTTGCAGACCTTCCCATGGAGCTTGCACTACCAAGCATATTTGTCACAATAACTTACTGGATGGTAGGACTGAAACCAACAGTAGAAAGCTTTTTAGTGACCCTAGTTGTTATGCTGTACAATGTGTTAGTTTCTCAAGGTCTTGGTCTTGCGATTGGTTCTGTGATCATGAATCCTAGAATTGGAACAGTTTTTGGTGGAATAGTAGGTCAAGCATTCTTGTTAGCCAGTGGATTTTACATCAGAAATGTGCCAAGTTTTGTAGCCTGGATCAA GTTATAG